One Endozoicomonas gorgoniicola DNA window includes the following coding sequences:
- a CDS encoding ISL3 family transposase has product MRDKQLYSQILGIESPWFVSEVELSLQDQQVRVFIEHNGKKACKCSVCDKPCSGYDHITQKWRHLDTCQFQTILVARVPRTQCPEHKVLAINVPWAESDSRYTALFEALVIDWLKEATTKAVARQMKLGWNAIDGIQQRAVKRGLARRDAKPPKRIAVDETSFQKHHEYVTVVTDHDQGVVIHVSDDRKSDSLNEYFDTLPYDHKEGIECVTMDMSKAYIKSVSENVPDADQKIAFDKFHVAQSLGKAVNKVRIEENKALVNQGVELLKGTRYDWLTNPENMSEEQWDNFEPLRNSTLKTARAWAIRQMAMSLWNYKSRAWAIKAWKRWLCWAQRCRLEPIKEVARTVKEHLWGIINAIVLEANNGRAEGVNSKIQSLKNRACGFRNRERYKTAIYFHLGGLDLYPTGVHR; this is encoded by the coding sequence ATGCGTGATAAGCAACTCTATTCTCAAATACTGGGTATTGAGTCTCCTTGGTTCGTTTCTGAAGTTGAATTGTCATTACAGGATCAACAGGTTCGGGTATTCATTGAACACAATGGTAAAAAGGCCTGCAAATGCAGTGTTTGCGATAAGCCCTGCTCTGGCTACGACCACATCACTCAGAAGTGGCGTCATCTGGATACCTGTCAGTTTCAGACTATTCTAGTTGCCAGGGTTCCACGGACCCAGTGCCCTGAGCATAAGGTGTTAGCCATCAATGTGCCCTGGGCTGAATCTGACTCTCGATATACAGCTCTGTTTGAAGCCCTTGTTATTGACTGGCTAAAGGAGGCAACTACGAAGGCAGTTGCACGACAAATGAAGCTTGGTTGGAATGCCATAGACGGTATTCAGCAGCGTGCAGTGAAGAGAGGACTGGCTCGTCGTGATGCTAAGCCACCAAAACGAATCGCTGTTGATGAAACCTCATTTCAAAAGCATCATGAATACGTCACAGTGGTCACTGACCACGACCAAGGCGTTGTTATTCACGTTTCTGATGACCGTAAAAGTGACAGTCTCAACGAGTACTTTGACACACTGCCCTATGACCATAAAGAGGGGATCGAATGCGTGACGATGGACATGTCCAAGGCTTACATCAAGTCAGTCAGTGAGAATGTTCCAGACGCAGATCAGAAGATTGCATTTGATAAGTTTCACGTTGCTCAGTCTCTGGGTAAAGCTGTCAACAAGGTTCGGATAGAAGAGAACAAAGCCCTTGTAAACCAAGGTGTAGAGCTGCTTAAGGGGACTCGCTACGACTGGCTGACTAACCCTGAAAACATGTCTGAAGAGCAGTGGGATAACTTCGAACCACTGAGAAACTCGACACTTAAAACAGCTCGCGCCTGGGCCATCCGGCAAATGGCAATGAGCTTATGGAATTACAAGTCCAGAGCTTGGGCAATCAAGGCCTGGAAGAGGTGGCTATGCTGGGCGCAGAGATGTCGGCTTGAGCCCATAAAAGAAGTTGCCAGAACGGTCAAAGAGCACTTGTGGGGTATCATCAACGCTATTGTCCTTGAGGCTAATAACGGTCGAGCAGAGGGAGTGAACAGCAAGATTCAGAGTTTGAAGAATCGGGCTTGTGGCTTTCGAAACCGTGAAAGATATAAGACAGCGATCTACTTTCATCTTGGAGGCTTGGACTTGTACCCCACTGGCGTACATCGTTGA
- the pyrF gene encoding orotidine-5'-phosphate decarboxylase — protein MRFLDQVRAAVRKNNSLVCVGLDPLPEKFPAHIQELDQSVFEFNKYIIDATHDLVCAYKPQAAHYHARGAEDQLLMTIEYIKDNYPDIPVILDSKRGDIGSTADQYAKEAFERYGADAVTINPYMGIDTVEPFTRYEDKGTILLCRTSNPGAGAIQNLKIGDQFLYEVIAETAMKDWNSNNNIMLVVGATNPDELKRIREITGDMTFLVPGLGAQGGDVEATVKSGLNSEGEGIIVNSSRGIIYAGNDENFAEAARAAAIELRDQVNQHR, from the coding sequence ATGCGTTTTCTGGATCAAGTCCGTGCGGCTGTACGCAAAAACAACTCTCTCGTTTGTGTCGGCCTCGACCCTCTGCCTGAAAAATTCCCGGCTCATATTCAGGAGCTGGACCAGTCTGTTTTCGAGTTCAACAAGTACATCATTGATGCAACTCATGATCTGGTCTGTGCTTATAAACCCCAGGCAGCTCACTACCACGCCCGTGGTGCAGAAGACCAGCTGTTGATGACCATTGAGTACATCAAAGATAACTATCCGGATATCCCGGTCATTCTGGACTCCAAACGGGGTGATATTGGCAGCACCGCTGACCAGTATGCCAAAGAAGCCTTTGAGCGCTACGGTGCCGACGCTGTTACCATTAACCCTTACATGGGCATTGATACCGTAGAACCCTTCACCCGCTATGAAGACAAAGGCACCATTCTTCTGTGTCGTACGTCCAACCCCGGGGCCGGGGCTATTCAGAACCTGAAGATCGGTGACCAGTTCCTGTATGAGGTGATTGCTGAAACCGCCATGAAAGACTGGAACAGCAATAACAACATCATGCTGGTTGTAGGAGCCACCAACCCGGATGAACTGAAACGTATCCGTGAAATCACTGGCGACATGACCTTCCTGGTTCCAGGACTGGGCGCTCAGGGTGGTGATGTTGAAGCGACGGTCAAAAGCGGCCTGAACAGTGAAGGCGAAGGTATTATTGTTAACTCATCCCGTGGCATTATCTACGCGGGTAACGATGAGAATTTCGCCGAAGCTGCCCGTGCAGCGGCCATTGAGCTGCGCGATCAAGTGAACCAGCACCGATAA
- a CDS encoding DMT family transporter, which produces MNTVLLFLLCSLIWGSTWFAITFQLGVNSLWSVFYRFLLAGVMLGAYCCLRTGFRRFSVSQHIRLFIQGACLCGISYWLLYESERYISSGLTAVLSTSVLYFNVMIRRLWLAKPAEAKVVAAGILGSVGVLLLMLPELDDQSIIDTAGKGMLEAILASLLLSFGCVACERNEEDNLPMLPTITLNMLYGSATVALIALAQGVVPEFSFSTEYIGSLVYLAVFGSVGALSSYVVLIRRIGSDRAAFIDVVYPVIALYLSSLVEGYQWSLMALLGVTFIGVGNTVVLKPSKTGSGEGLSGNQG; this is translated from the coding sequence ATGAACACAGTTTTGCTTTTTTTGCTTTGTTCCCTGATCTGGGGGTCAACCTGGTTTGCCATTACCTTCCAGTTAGGTGTTAACAGTCTATGGTCGGTGTTTTACCGCTTTCTTCTGGCTGGGGTTATGCTGGGGGCATACTGCTGTCTGCGAACCGGGTTTCGCCGTTTTTCTGTTTCCCAGCATATACGGCTGTTTATACAGGGAGCCTGCCTGTGTGGTATTTCTTACTGGCTGCTGTATGAAAGTGAACGGTATATCAGCAGCGGGCTGACCGCCGTATTAAGCACCAGCGTTTTGTACTTTAACGTGATGATCAGACGTCTATGGTTGGCAAAGCCGGCTGAGGCAAAGGTCGTGGCGGCTGGCATTCTGGGCAGTGTTGGTGTTTTGCTGCTGATGCTGCCGGAACTGGATGATCAATCGATTATCGATACCGCAGGCAAGGGGATGCTGGAAGCTATTCTGGCTTCACTGTTGCTTTCCTTTGGCTGTGTCGCCTGTGAACGTAATGAAGAAGATAATTTGCCCATGCTGCCAACGATCACACTGAATATGCTTTATGGTTCTGCAACGGTGGCACTCATTGCTTTGGCACAGGGCGTTGTGCCAGAGTTCAGTTTCTCTACAGAATACATAGGTTCTCTCGTCTATCTGGCAGTGTTTGGCTCTGTAGGTGCCTTGTCGTCGTATGTGGTATTGATTCGCAGAATCGGGTCAGACCGGGCTGCTTTTATTGATGTCGTTTATCCGGTTATTGCCCTTTACCTGTCTTCACTGGTGGAAGGTTACCAGTGGAGTCTTATGGCCCTGCTGGGTGTCACCTTTATAGGTGTAGGAAATACGGTTGTACTAAAACCGTCGAAAACCGGTTCCGGGGAGGGACTGTCGGGAAATCAGGGCTAA
- a CDS encoding Fic family protein has product MNSLERLSEYRFTAAQLARFRRLGEFLGRQPLVIRQQPEVLDTLRQVATLESVEYGNSLENILAPREVIRKLVLQEIRPRTPVERQVAGYHDVLEMVVDPAEHTNLSVSLVSQLHALLYSYLPHEGGRWKATNKDIVERDADGIIKGVLYRTVPAAETAAAVQKTVELYHGALDRTVEPLLVISCAVLDFLCIHPFSDGNGRIARLLALMMLSLNGYHVGRFISLERILSQNQTAYFDAMQRSVKGWHEGTHNPMPWINFFLDALIQAFEELEVRVKALQGQSSRAPKSQLITIAIEEREEPFSVADICLQIPTVSRELVKKVIQGLREQGRLEPIGKGRGSQWQKVC; this is encoded by the coding sequence ATGAATAGTCTGGAACGTTTATCTGAATACCGCTTTACGGCTGCCCAACTCGCTCGCTTTCGTCGGCTTGGAGAGTTCCTGGGGCGTCAGCCGCTGGTTATTCGCCAGCAGCCCGAAGTGCTTGATACTCTGCGGCAGGTGGCGACGCTGGAGTCGGTGGAGTATGGCAACAGTCTGGAAAATATCCTTGCGCCGAGAGAGGTCATCCGCAAACTGGTCTTACAGGAAATACGACCAAGAACGCCGGTTGAACGTCAGGTGGCCGGTTATCATGACGTGTTGGAAATGGTGGTCGATCCGGCAGAACACACGAACCTGTCGGTCAGCCTGGTCAGCCAGTTGCATGCCCTGCTCTACAGTTATCTACCCCACGAGGGTGGACGCTGGAAAGCGACGAACAAGGATATTGTCGAGCGTGATGCTGACGGAATCATCAAGGGGGTGCTTTATCGTACAGTGCCAGCGGCTGAAACGGCTGCAGCCGTGCAAAAAACGGTTGAGCTGTATCATGGCGCTCTGGATCGTACGGTTGAGCCGCTGCTGGTGATCAGCTGTGCGGTACTGGATTTTCTCTGTATTCATCCATTCAGTGACGGCAACGGCCGTATTGCCCGTTTGCTGGCGTTAATGATGTTGTCGCTGAACGGTTACCATGTCGGGCGTTTTATCAGCCTGGAACGAATCTTGTCTCAGAATCAGACGGCCTATTTTGATGCGATGCAACGCAGCGTAAAAGGCTGGCATGAAGGCACGCACAACCCAATGCCGTGGATTAACTTTTTTCTTGATGCTTTGATTCAGGCTTTTGAGGAACTGGAAGTCCGCGTAAAAGCGTTGCAGGGACAAAGTAGCCGGGCGCCCAAATCACAGTTGATCACCATAGCGATTGAAGAGCGGGAAGAACCATTTTCTGTGGCGGATATCTGTTTGCAGATTCCTACCGTCAGTCGTGAGCTGGTGAAGAAAGTGATTCAGGGGCTTCGGGAACAGGGTCGTCTGGAACCCATCGGCAAGGGCCGGGGTTCACAATGGCAGAAGGTTTGTTAG
- a CDS encoding cytochrome b, translating into METEKYPVLMRFMHWLMAITILGMIGSGWFMAGLDPDVAPYKYDIYFWHKSFGVLSMLLIVARIIIRLSIKHPKLSETLPSFEKALAKLAHFSMYLLMIAVPVSGLLMSEFGGKPIPFFGLTLPEVIENNKEMAGLLHSIHTTIPFVFLGIICLHILGALRHRFMDSPENDVLKKML; encoded by the coding sequence ATGGAGACTGAAAAATACCCTGTCTTAATGCGCTTTATGCACTGGCTGATGGCCATCACCATTCTGGGGATGATCGGCAGTGGCTGGTTTATGGCAGGTCTGGACCCGGACGTAGCGCCCTACAAATACGACATTTATTTCTGGCACAAATCCTTTGGCGTACTGTCTATGCTGCTGATTGTTGCGCGGATCATCATTCGCCTTTCAATCAAACACCCCAAACTGTCTGAAACATTGCCTTCGTTCGAAAAAGCACTGGCAAAACTTGCCCACTTTTCGATGTATCTGCTGATGATAGCGGTGCCTGTCAGTGGTCTGCTTATGTCTGAATTTGGCGGCAAACCCATTCCTTTCTTTGGGCTAACCCTTCCTGAAGTTATCGAAAACAATAAAGAAATGGCCGGGCTGCTGCATAGTATTCACACGACCATTCCCTTCGTTTTTCTTGGAATTATTTGTCTGCATATTCTGGGTGCTTTAAGACATCGTTTTATGGATTCTCCAGAAAACGATGTTTTGAAAAAAATGCTCTGA
- the can gene encoding carbonate dehydratase translates to MRRLQKLFNNNRQWSDSVRQKEPDFFEKLSQQQAPEYLWIGCSDSRVPANQITDLLPGDLFVHRNVANQVVHTDLNCLSVIQYAVDYLKVKHIIVCGHYGCGGVAEATKNSKLGMIDNWLRHVQDVKHKHKEALEPISNDQTLVNRMCELNVLEQVVNVCQTTVVQDAWDRGQDLAVHSWIYGLKDGLLRDLGMCVTAPEELEPLHSSSVSAIVDKISDASEAEQL, encoded by the coding sequence ATGCGTCGATTACAAAAGCTATTCAATAACAACAGACAATGGTCAGACTCAGTCCGCCAGAAAGAGCCAGACTTCTTTGAGAAGCTGTCACAACAACAGGCTCCTGAGTACCTGTGGATCGGCTGTTCCGATAGCCGTGTGCCAGCAAATCAAATTACCGACCTGCTTCCCGGCGATCTGTTTGTTCACCGTAATGTTGCCAACCAGGTTGTTCATACCGACCTTAACTGCCTGTCAGTTATCCAGTACGCTGTGGACTACCTGAAGGTCAAGCACATTATTGTCTGTGGTCATTATGGCTGTGGCGGCGTGGCAGAAGCCACCAAAAACAGCAAGCTGGGCATGATCGACAACTGGCTGCGCCATGTTCAGGATGTAAAACACAAACATAAGGAAGCTCTGGAGCCTATTTCCAATGACCAGACCCTGGTCAACAGAATGTGCGAGCTGAATGTTCTGGAGCAGGTGGTGAATGTCTGCCAGACGACCGTTGTGCAGGACGCCTGGGACCGTGGACAGGACCTGGCAGTACACAGCTGGATTTACGGTCTTAAAGATGGCCTGCTCAGGGATCTGGGGATGTGTGTTACGGCACCTGAGGAGCTGGAGCCACTCCACAGCAGTTCGGTGTCCGCCATTGTAGATAAAATTTCGGACGCCTCTGAAGCAGAGCAGCTCTGA
- the truC gene encoding tRNA pseudouridine(65) synthase TruC, translated as MSEDTPQPLSKKHNLEKHDKPLEILYQDDCLVAVNKPSGLLVHRSMIDRHETRFALQEVRNQIGQRVYPLHRLDKPTSGVLLFALSPEIAKQMGQQFGSNSVKKNYLAIVRGYAPESGVIDHALKEELDKMTDRKAQQDKPAQDAVTEFTRLATVEIPVAIDRYPQSRYSLVEARPKTGRKHQIRRHMKHIAHPIIGDAKHGKGNHNRYFATHFGADRLLLACIEMEVMHPVSGQPLSLRASLDKRFSDLIKRFGWADRVADYLHNEVQYNQ; from the coding sequence ATGAGTGAAGACACACCACAACCCCTTTCCAAAAAGCACAATTTAGAAAAACACGATAAGCCATTGGAAATTCTTTATCAGGATGACTGCCTGGTTGCTGTGAATAAGCCTTCAGGATTACTGGTTCACCGCTCCATGATTGACCGGCATGAAACCCGTTTTGCCTTGCAGGAAGTCAGGAATCAGATTGGTCAGCGGGTTTATCCACTGCACAGGCTGGATAAACCAACATCCGGTGTTCTGCTGTTCGCATTGTCTCCGGAAATCGCGAAGCAGATGGGGCAGCAGTTTGGATCAAACAGTGTGAAAAAAAACTATCTGGCGATTGTGCGCGGTTACGCTCCGGAGTCTGGTGTTATAGACCATGCCCTCAAAGAAGAGCTGGATAAGATGACGGATCGTAAAGCACAGCAGGACAAGCCTGCCCAGGACGCTGTAACGGAGTTCACAAGACTGGCAACAGTTGAGATACCTGTCGCGATTGACCGTTATCCACAGAGTCGCTACTCACTGGTTGAAGCCCGACCGAAAACAGGGCGAAAACATCAGATTCGTCGTCATATGAAGCATATTGCGCACCCGATTATAGGAGACGCAAAACACGGTAAGGGAAACCACAACCGTTATTTTGCTACACACTTTGGTGCAGACCGTCTGTTGCTGGCCTGTATTGAAATGGAAGTTATGCATCCGGTCAGTGGTCAGCCCCTGTCTTTAAGAGCATCGCTGGACAAACGTTTTTCAGATCTTATAAAACGGTTTGGCTGGGCTGACAGAGTGGCTGATTATTTGCACAATGAAGTGCAATATAATCAATAA
- a CDS encoding BaiN/RdsA family NAD(P)/FAD-dependent oxidoreductase, whose protein sequence is MPQSKPLLSEYDVIVIGAGASGLMCALTAGERGRRVLVLDHANKIGKKIIISGGGRCNFTNLYTEPGNYLSDNGHFCKSALSRYTQWDFQALVDKYQVAWHEKTLGQLFCDDRSQQIVDLLVNECRGAGVTIRTRTKIESIDHQKNGEAPVYRLETSSGHFSTQSLVVATGGLSFPTMGATGFGYQVAEQFGHNIISTRPALVPLVMSKQWLEQFAELSGVSAEVIATCNGQSFKENVLFTHKGMSGPAILQVSSYWKENDSVFINWLPAVTAYDFLKEAQQRRAKAETQTILAEHLTKRLANALCEHGKLRLLTESGRKTISHYSHSELEELANELESWELQPAGTEGYKKAEVTLGGVCTSKVSSKTFESRLQLGLFFIGEVLDVTGHLGGYNFQWAWASGHCAGQFV, encoded by the coding sequence ATGCCTCAATCAAAACCTCTGCTGTCTGAATACGATGTCATCGTTATTGGCGCTGGTGCGTCCGGTTTGATGTGCGCCCTGACGGCGGGTGAAAGAGGCAGGCGGGTTCTGGTGCTTGACCATGCCAACAAGATCGGCAAGAAAATTATCATTTCAGGCGGTGGTCGCTGCAACTTCACCAATCTCTATACCGAGCCGGGGAACTACCTCTCCGATAACGGTCATTTCTGCAAATCAGCGCTTTCCCGTTATACACAGTGGGACTTTCAGGCGCTTGTGGATAAATACCAGGTGGCCTGGCATGAAAAAACATTAGGGCAGCTTTTTTGCGATGATCGCTCACAGCAAATCGTTGACCTGCTGGTGAATGAGTGTCGGGGGGCCGGTGTCACTATTCGTACCAGAACAAAAATAGAAAGTATTGACCACCAGAAAAATGGCGAAGCGCCGGTTTATCGTCTGGAGACATCTTCCGGTCACTTCTCTACCCAGTCTCTTGTTGTTGCGACAGGTGGTCTGTCATTCCCAACGATGGGAGCTACGGGCTTTGGCTATCAGGTAGCTGAACAGTTTGGGCATAACATCATCTCGACTCGCCCTGCCCTTGTACCTTTGGTCATGTCTAAACAATGGCTGGAACAGTTTGCCGAATTGTCAGGAGTCAGTGCTGAAGTCATAGCTACCTGCAATGGTCAGTCTTTTAAAGAAAATGTATTGTTTACCCACAAAGGGATGAGTGGTCCCGCTATTCTACAGGTGTCTTCTTACTGGAAAGAAAACGACAGTGTTTTTATAAACTGGCTACCTGCTGTTACTGCTTACGATTTTTTAAAAGAAGCACAACAACGCCGTGCAAAGGCAGAAACCCAGACGATCCTGGCTGAGCATCTGACAAAACGCCTGGCAAATGCTCTGTGTGAACACGGTAAGCTAAGGCTTCTAACCGAAAGTGGTCGTAAAACCATTAGTCATTACAGTCACTCAGAGTTGGAAGAACTGGCAAACGAGCTTGAAAGCTGGGAACTGCAACCAGCAGGTACTGAAGGTTATAAAAAAGCAGAAGTGACTCTGGGCGGCGTTTGCACAAGCAAAGTGTCGTCTAAGACATTTGAAAGCCGATTACAGCTAGGATTGTTTTTTATCGGAGAAGTACTGGATGTCACCGGTCATCTGGGAGGCTATAACTTTCAATGGGCATGGGCATCCGGGCATTGCGCCGGACAATTTGTCTGA
- a CDS encoding YbjN domain-containing protein, whose product MHELLIPDIAQIEAWLRQAGYEFWMCDRCDGLHISALQQLDGVLDSRLFVEPYGILFSTEMDLKLSTVMKLNAELGRFNASLPTMKLFMEIMDNGGALLVSSDALITTKGVTYDQFYDFLDMTVEAKKWLLNECHDLQVIFLGETGPAAHQPEVTPSLH is encoded by the coding sequence ATGCATGAACTTTTAATACCGGACATCGCACAGATTGAAGCCTGGCTGAGACAGGCCGGTTATGAGTTCTGGATGTGTGACCGCTGCGACGGCCTGCATATTTCGGCTCTGCAACAGCTGGATGGTGTACTCGACAGCCGCCTGTTTGTTGAGCCTTATGGCATTCTGTTCAGTACAGAAATGGATTTGAAACTGTCCACGGTGATGAAACTGAATGCTGAACTGGGACGGTTTAACGCTTCTCTGCCCACCATGAAGCTGTTTATGGAAATCATGGATAATGGCGGTGCGTTACTGGTGTCCAGCGATGCCCTGATTACCACCAAAGGTGTGACCTACGATCAGTTTTACGATTTTCTGGATATGACCGTTGAGGCCAAAAAGTGGCTGCTGAATGAGTGCCATGACCTGCAGGTGATTTTTCTGGGGGAAACCGGACCAGCGGCGCATCAGCCAGAGGTGACCCCTTCTTTGCACTGA
- a CDS encoding NAD(P)H-binding protein: protein MAKTAVVIGATGLVGKELVKQLILSDAFERVVTMTRRALELESDKHQNHLIDFEKLDRYSGLFKGDALFSCLGTTRKQAGSVAEQRRIDYDYQLQVAKIAARNDIPHYLLISSSGANAKSSAAYMKMKGELEDDVKELPFKRISIFQPSLLLGSRDKPRLGEGIAAYIMPVLCRIPFLRKYRPITGQQVARRMLEASLSEGNRKEYFILEDVFPKTG from the coding sequence ATGGCAAAAACAGCTGTTGTTATTGGTGCTACAGGGCTGGTTGGTAAAGAACTGGTTAAGCAACTGATACTGAGTGATGCTTTTGAAAGGGTTGTAACCATGACCCGAAGGGCTCTGGAACTGGAATCAGACAAGCACCAGAATCATTTAATCGACTTTGAAAAACTGGATCGATATTCCGGGTTATTTAAAGGTGACGCTTTATTTTCCTGTTTAGGGACAACCAGAAAACAGGCTGGTTCAGTTGCGGAACAAAGACGCATTGATTACGACTACCAGTTACAGGTTGCCAAAATAGCTGCCAGAAATGATATCCCCCACTATTTGCTCATTAGTTCCAGTGGTGCAAATGCCAAAAGTTCTGCAGCGTACATGAAGATGAAAGGTGAACTGGAAGACGATGTTAAAGAGCTACCCTTCAAACGGATCAGCATCTTCCAGCCTTCACTGTTACTGGGTAGCCGGGACAAACCAAGACTTGGTGAAGGCATTGCAGCTTATATCATGCCCGTTTTATGCAGGATACCTTTTCTAAGAAAGTACCGTCCAATAACCGGTCAGCAGGTTGCCCGGAGAATGTTGGAAGCCTCCTTGTCTGAGGGGAACCGCAAGGAATACTTTATTCTGGAGGATGTTTTCCCGAAAACAGGTTGA